The Rickettsia helvetica genome has a segment encoding these proteins:
- a CDS encoding SPFH domain-containing protein, whose protein sequence is MEYALLIFSIIAILVIIQMVKVVPQQQAWVVEKLGKFDKVLQPGLNLLIPVIQRVAYKHTLKEEAIDVTAQTAISNDNVTLSIDGVLYVKIIDPMAASYGVNNPYYAITQLAQTTMRSEIGKLPLDRTFEERETLNVAIVAAINQAAINWGIQCMRYEIKDIQPPQTILKAMELQVAAERQKRAQILESEGNRQAKINHAEGEKAQIVLNSEASYTDQVNRAKGEAEAIGLVATATANSIEIVAAAVQKTGGSDAVALKIAEQYISAFGNLAKDTNTVILPANLSEPSSFVTGALTIFNQLKASSEKKIDK, encoded by the coding sequence ATGGAATATGCATTATTAATTTTCAGTATTATAGCGATTTTAGTTATAATACAAATGGTTAAAGTTGTACCACAACAACAAGCATGGGTAGTAGAAAAACTCGGAAAATTCGATAAGGTACTGCAGCCTGGTTTAAATTTACTAATCCCTGTCATTCAAAGAGTAGCATACAAACATACTTTAAAAGAAGAAGCCATAGATGTTACCGCTCAAACAGCTATTTCAAACGATAACGTAACATTATCTATTGATGGTGTTTTATATGTTAAGATCATTGATCCAATGGCAGCATCTTATGGAGTTAATAATCCTTACTATGCCATAACACAGCTTGCTCAAACTACTATGCGTTCGGAAATCGGTAAACTCCCTTTAGATAGAACTTTTGAAGAACGCGAAACTTTAAATGTAGCAATTGTAGCAGCTATTAATCAGGCTGCTATAAATTGGGGCATACAATGTATGCGTTATGAAATTAAAGATATTCAACCTCCGCAAACTATACTTAAAGCTATGGAATTGCAGGTAGCGGCGGAGCGTCAAAAAAGAGCTCAAATTCTAGAATCAGAAGGTAATAGACAAGCAAAAATTAATCATGCAGAAGGTGAAAAAGCACAAATCGTACTGAATTCAGAAGCTTCTTATACCGATCAAGTTAATAGAGCAAAAGGTGAAGCTGAGGCAATCGGTTTAGTCGCTACCGCTACGGCAAATAGTATTGAGATTGTCGCAGCTGCCGTACAAAAAACGGGAGGAAGTGATGCAGTAGCTCTTAAAATAGCCGAACAATATATTAGTGCGTTCGGTAATTTGGCTAAAGATACCAATACCGTAATTTTACCTGCAAACCTTTCAGAACCGAGTAGTTTTGTAACCGGAGCGTTAACTATATTTAACCAATTAAAAGCTTCTTCGGAAAAAAAAATAGATAAGTAG